The genomic stretch tgaggttttacctcatgtgtagatattgCAAGTCCAGAGGCAAGCAGGGAtagcgccgggaggctgttgtggcaattaaatttgttgcctgagatgtgttgttgtgtatacccttgtgagtaaatgtctgtgttattgagcttaaatgtatttaattgtgtaatcatcatagtgtgatagatgattgtgagattgcttgttgaatgtggtaTAGTCggaaagccaagtttcggaccgagtcaagatcagcaaggtatgttctcataaatccccaatactcagcgaagtgtttgtatgctagccttgtgcctgggtcacctctggcttgctatggggtgagctgaagagaggtgaagctcactcgggtttcgggtcttggtccgctggatttttcttatttgagttgggaccgattcctaagtggagcgaagggaaggacgaagcctagttcccacctagggcgtttcctattgaaacatagtcccacccttcagttgtggttgtcgggtgagtaatccgatcgattatttatCAGTGgagcccgtaagtgggagcgggtcgttacacaggCCCTGCAGGTGTTTGGTAGGCTTCTCACCCAGATTTTGATCACTCTTGGTGGAAATGGTGCTTTTTATAGTCTCTTCATGGGAAATGCCTTTTTCGTTGTTCCTATGCCTCCTCTATATACAACTCTTTAGGCATAGGTATATAAGGTTATTGTCTTTGCGGGGGTAAAGGTGGCATATGTGTTTTCCTTGGAGGAGTTTTCCTTAGAGGTGGATTAATATGAATATTTCCTAAAGTCATATGCCTCAGGAGTGGCTTAACAGTAGGCAGAATGGTGCGTAACAAGTTGGTGAAGTGCTTTAAAGCCCTCAAACTCTCTTCATGGCTCTTTCTCAAAGCATCATACTTATTTTCCAACTATTGATGTTCCATGAGAGATACTATAGGGGGATTTTTATTCTTAAAGTCCCTGGAACTCCTATATGGGCTTGCGCATTTCCCATGGGAGCAATGGAATAGCTTGGGGATAGCATATCACGGAAGTTGTTAGGGATGGGGATCTGTTCGGAGGGACGTCTCCATTATCTGGGCACACGTCCAGGTTGTCTGGGAGAATTGTAATCGTGTATCGAAGAGTGCTACTTGATGGATCAGCCTTGTTATTGAGAATATTGTTGGTTGGCCTCCAGGTCCCCTTATCTTTATCCAAGAGGACTTGTTGCATGTTCTGATGCTTATTGTCCGGGAGAAATGACTTATGGATTTTCTCCAAGGTGAGTCCTCCATTGTCCAAGAGGATTTGTGCGAGTTCTGACAGTTTTTGGTTGTGGTGGCTCTCCAACACGAGTAAACCTTGTCTTTCTTGCAATTGTTAAACCTTTTACCCATTTCCCACATATGACATCAAATTATTGTTgctagattacaacaattaaaatttgtttccaAGAAAGCTCAACAAGAAATTGCCAGGGCTAGGCAAAACAAAAAAGCAAGGCTTATCTAGGAAAAGTCTACTGTAGTTGTGAGGGCTCAATTCATTGTTCAGGAGAGCTtgagaatgattggaaaagagtAGTCCAGGAAAAGGTTGTTCAGGTGAGTCTTCATTGTCAAGGAAAGTTGATATGTACCTCGAAGAAATGTTTGCAAGCCAAAAAGCAATTAGAAAGCATGTGGGGATTTCTCCCGCATAGTCcttccaatgcttaagtcaaatgCTGCCATAGTAAAGTAGAAATGCAGATGTTGGCAAATGAAGTAGTGAGTGAAGTATGCAATAAAGGTCGTTCGAGAGAAGTAAAGGATACTTTGGGAAAATAAGAGTTGTGTGGGTATAGGTCGTGCAAAGGTTAGAAGAAAAGTCCAGAAGTTGAAGGGTTAAGGGATATTTATACCCTTTAGTTATGACTGGGACACACGACATGCATGTATAGGGAGGTGCACGACTTTTTCAGCTATAAGAAGAGCAATTGACCTAGACATACATGGTTGTCCTAGAGTTAAGCTCAAAAAGACCCTGGTGAGAAACCCCCATGGGGGAAAGTCCCTCAAAAGAAGAAGGGCCTATTGTAAGCAGGCCACATTATCCAGTAAGCCACATTGTGTGGGACAATGTAGGTCAAAGTTGTGTGGGAAACGGATCTACCTGTGACTTTCCTGGGAGAACACTCCACCTGATGCATAGGATAGTTCTTTAGGAGAACTTCCACTCCCAGGAGAACTTTTTCTCCCATGATTGTTACCTTCTCTAGGAGAACTCCCTCTCAGAGAAAGGgtctatttttactcgataaaaGAAATAGTTAGTTGAGTACAATACTTGTTACTGAACTAAAACATTTCTTCACTTGATTATAAATGTCgtaccctctctctctctccgagaGAGATCTCTCGGGAAGAAAGATCCTGAAAGGCCAGCTCTTGGAGAAGGTTTTTTTCTCGAGAAGCCTTTCGGAGAAGTCTGTCTAAGAGAACAATAAGGTCGTTGGACACATGTCTCAATCAATCATTGGAACCCAGACTTCTATAAAAGGCAAGACACAACACGATTGGCGGGATCCAAATATCTGATAACCTATCTcgattctctcaaatttccctTTCTGAAGTCCATAAGTTTCTTCCCCCGGCTTTTCCTTTCCCTGCATACTAACTTGACCGTCGAAGGGTGTAACGACCTGTTAGAGAgcctagaatttatttagaattagttaaaagcatttttgccaattaaatatttaatgtggcaatttagagatttttgaagaaaaaaaatagcatttaatggcatttaattatttaagaataaaatgtaaggGCGTGAAGGTAATTCCAGAGTTTAGTTACTAATTAAGagtcttaataataatttcttcttattattaattaagtgagattatgtatttaagggagaGTGAGAATCCATGCGTGAGATGGGTTTgaattgagagtctcctagtggTAGTAGGAGAAGGATTCCCAATTATAAAAGGAGATTGAGTTATGGGCTAGGGCTTcttatgcctatatatatagcttgatgGCCATAAGTTTCTTCACGTCGTGTGAAGAACATAAGATAGAAGAAGTTCCAGCAATGTCTAGCATAGGAGAAGTTGCTTTGTAATCGTTGCAATCCAGTTAAGAAAATTAAGGCAAGTATTCTccttgtaatcccttccattacaagATCATGATAGTTCGTTTTCAGAATTTTTAAGACTCTCGTTTGATACACAGTTTAGCAGCCAGTTTATATATACCTATATGCGTGTTTAGATTAGCATATCAAAGGCTTCCTTGAGCAAGTATCTATCCATGTAAATCATTCTTACGGGATCATGATTCAGTATTAAATCTCAGTTTTTCAGTAACTCTTTGTTGAGTTTCAGTTGTTACAGACagtgcacgtatatatatatatgcgtataacagtgagtgcatgaagaagataTGCATGATTCTTTGTaacaattcttttaaatatgatctccaAATCATGTTAGCATACATTCTTAGATTAAAGAAGACTCTTCGTTCTTGTTCCCAAATCTTTATCAGTTGTGTTTACATGCTTATGTACATACACAGTTATATCAGTATCTAGTGAGTTTGATAAGTGATGCATAATTCTTACAGCGTTTTCTTTCAGAAACGATCTTTGATTTATCCCTATGTTAGTTCATGTCAATTGGGATTATTCTCCTAAGATTTCTTTCgaaatggtgtagtaatgttaagtctTGATTCAAGATGTAGTCTCTATTATCATgagttttatttcttataagattccagacattcgaatgagccttgtgtcattcgaatgagttttgaggcatccgaatgaattctcagtgttatcgtatcatCTTATCgtgtttttaaagttttgagtgtgtcattcgaatgagttttctttgtcattcgaatgagtcgttGAAAGATCCGAATAGCCTGTGCTTTGTATcatctagcattcgaatgagtctgcTTTGTCATTCTAATGAGTCATTGGAAGATCCGAATAGCTTGTGCTTTGTATCATCTAGCATTCGACTGAGTCGTTAGAAGATCTGAATAGCCTGTGCTTTGTATCATCTAGCATTCGAATGTAAGCCCTcccatttgaatgaatttcatCGGATTTCAGAGATTTGTgagtagcattcgaatgaatttcattcGATTCCGAAGATTGTGAGTAGGATTTGAATGCTATAGTGGTATCATCCGAATGAATTTCTGATATCATCCGAATGTTCTTCCTTCCTATTCGAATGATTCCTTTATGCTTAAGCCAATGCCCGAATACCTTCATGTGTCATCTGAATGATCCCTTCCTCATTCAAATGCATCCCAAGTGCTACGCTTTTCATCCGAATGCTTTATTTAGCATCCGAATGTCTTGTTCACATTCGGATGTTTCTCTTCGCATACGAATGAGTCCCTCTGTTAATTAAATTGCTGATCAGTGAACTCcaatttctattattatttaatcaaataataaataccCTCAGTATTGAAAACCCATAACATTTATGATAAATGTAATACGCCAATACTTAGAAATTACAGAATCTTTGTATGCCAAAATATTGAAGATCAGATTACATGTGTagtttattatgacatgattagCATTATTCTGtaagattatgtgcatacattttggtgtgagcattgagcatgattttatatggagcactataTATCGTGTGTcagcatgtatgtgagcattgcattacaatatgcgcgctaggcggctagTCTGCGGGAATCTCActagtttcagtttcagctcaatTATGAGTTGCCTGCCTGGtgacgaccagggggctagCAGCTAGGCCCACAGTAtctgcttacagtttttatatatgcatgattcAAATCAGACAGGTATGTTTTACAGTTATGTGGCCCTATGTgctaaagttgcatacctgcatttaatttatagtttatgtgcattacatttgtgtgaatgcaaacagacagtgattatgctcagtacaagttcagttaGTATTTTTTTCAGTTTCGATATTTTTCAATTcaacttcagttattcttttcatcttattacttactgagctttgtagctcaccttgtactcttcaccattccagtcCTAGCGGGGAAGTACTAAATATGAGGCCTATCAgtagtggtcagtagtgtgtgtacgtggagctgctcaagatCAAATATGTTTGGGAGTTGTTGAGTTTTATAATGTCTTGtcagttaaatttattttatatttcagttgagggattgtcccttagacagaatttatggttttcagtttatgttgactcagagttttcatttcagttgattgagatattcatttatagTATTAGATTTCATATTATTAGATAGTTTTATTGTATTTTCCctagtagcacctcttctcgggcagttctaggaaaATGGGTGTTATAGAGGGTCTTCGCTGGATATCTTTCTCGCAAGCCTTCTAACCCTTATCTTGTGTTGTATCTCTTTCGGAATTTGAGATCAGGTCAATCGTGTCCCTCCGAGAGAACCCATGTTCTCTCCAAGGCCCTTGAAGCACCTTATCGAAAGAGGCATTTTTCATTTCTGGAAGCTAACCTATTCCTCTCTGGGAGGTGTATCAGACCTCCTCCGAGAGCCGTCAATAGAATCGAGGACTCGGCCAGCTAATTTCTCTGAGAGGCCCAACTCTTCTCTCCACAAGAAGCCCTTCCTGCGAGAGACCAGCTTCTCTCCGCGAGGTGCCTTATCTCCAAGATACCAGTTCTCTCTGTGAGGTTCCTTCTCTCCGAGAGACTAGTTCTCTCCGTGAGGTGCCTTCTTTCCACAGCTATGCTTTTGGGTGTCAATATCTCATATAGCTTCTGACGACAGTTTCCTTCACTCCAAATAAgtttcaattattatattttgacaataatatTAAGGATAATTTCTCTATTAAGGTCAaatatttattgattaatttttcAAGACCTAGCATgtcttactcaattacaaatattcaattttctatttgaaaGTTAGCCTATACTGAATTTCCAAACGTAATTataattacttgattaacatTTGAACTTTACTCGgataaaagaaatgttaattaattgatgagcaGTCTTACTCAATTTATATcctaatttcaattttaaacaaatattttttatttaaaaactcattgtcAAGGTTCATTGAAGTTTTTCTTAAATCTTATTATCAAAGCATCCTCAAAATCAAACACAACGTGGACAACCACCTCAATGACAACCTCTACTACCATATCACCGAATTTATAAACTCACTAGATCTCCCAAGCATCGTACTAATTGCAAAAGTAGACCTTTAAGACTCATCATATTATCAGCCTTCTTTACGTTTCAAGATGAAAAACATGCCACAACGCACCCAAATGTCCATAACCACTTTGATAATCCAAACTCAACTCAAGATATTTGATATgctctctaatttttttttatatatctataatacCTTATATAAGTACCTTTATTTATATGGAGAGAGCCTTAACTAATAAGATTTAAAGGAACAAATattaaaactttaattttaattttatctcacCCAAATCCCTTTTATTAATTAAGGAAAGAGCTTATCTCATCTATAATTACAtagaaatcaattaatttttatcttaattattttacttatatattatataaggaatgaatttgaaatgtaaaatttaaacacAATTTATTCTCATGTTTGGGagaacttaaaatataaaattttaattaaattttaattaaattttaaaaatttaaaattaaaataaattcaatattataactttatttacttttattttctaaaacaccctttgtataataatttaatttaaaaagtagAAAGTATTCTCTACAAAATTGATTTATGAACAAAATgtcaaattcattttctaattccATCTTTGATGGCATTGACTTcttgaaattaaaatgaaattactttttcaaataaaaattaaaaattaaaaattaaaaataaattcttttgcAAAAAGGGTGTAGAAGTTACTACGAAGAGTAGTGCCAGGAAAATcaatagtttttaaatttatgtgatCTGTTCCATTTTAATtaacttattaaatatttaagtgaGTTCATTAATTTATTCACAAAACATTTTAAGTGAGTTcactaataaaaaaagaaaaatcgatttcaataagtttaaaaaaactCAATTAATTTCGTAACTTTGTGCCGACATGAATTATAAGGTGTGGAAGATTCTCATCAATCAGAGACGGAAACATTAATTACGAGCATGCTGATGGCTACAGCTTCTGCAGTAAGACATTCATCACAATGTAACGGACGAATAAATAAACCACACGCTGCCTAATTAACATATAAGTCTCTGTCATGGATGCTGCCTCGAAAAAGaacgggaaaaaaaaaacacacaaagcTGTAGGTAAAAGAGTAAATTTTAGGTAAAGGAAGCTCAAAGCTCATCGTCCCGATCACCTCGTCCGGTGGACAAATCATCCTTGATTTCTGAGGATTTCTGCTTGGCAGCTTCGTAGTTGGAGGCGATGGTGTCTTTGGTGGAGTCAGCTTTGCTTTTGGCTGCCTCCAGAGTCTCCCCAGCTTTGCTTTTCGCCGCCTCGTAACCCTCCTTGGCCTTCTTCTGGCTTTCATCCATTGCCCTCTTCGTCATCTCCTCCGCCTTCCTGTACGCCTCCTCCGCCTGCCTCGCTGCCTTCTCCTTCGCCGTCTCCGCCTTCTCCTTTGCCTTATCCTTGGCCTCCTGAGCAGTCTGACTCGCCTCCGCCGTCTCGCCGGCCCTTTGCTTCGTCTGTTCTGCGTTCTCATAGGCTTTCCCCTTGACCGTCTCCGCCCTCTCGCCGGCCCTTTGCTTCATCTGTTCTGCCTTCTGTGCCGTTTCCTTCACCTGCCTAGCCTTTTCCGCCGCAGCATCCTCCGCTTCCTGGGCTTTCTCTGTACTGCATTCTGCAGCTCCTGCAACATCATCTTGTCATGTGTTGACACgaccattaattaatttaggtagtactattgatatatatatatatataaagcactAATGTTATTGCGCCCAAAAATTTAAGAAGTACCGGGAACAACGTCCCTAATCTTGTCTTCGGTGTTCTTGGCCTGCTGAGAGGCGTCCTCGGCAGTAGTGTCGTGCATCGCCGACTCTTCATCAGTGGTCTTGAACCCGAGTCCCTCGGAGAGCTTGTCCTTAGCCCACTCCGTCCATGACTCTGATGCCTCTTTCGCCTCCTTTCCAGTCTCTCCGGCCTTCCCTCGCGCCTCTTCTACCTTCACCTTCCCCTCTACATACTTGctgtcctcctcctccttcgcCACCGCACCGGTGGCAGTGACCACCATCGCCGCCACCACAATTACCACGCCCCACCTTAATAATACCGGCCGGGAGAATACTATTCTTTTATTCTTGGCCATTGCAACTTATCAGATTGACTGACAACAATTGAAGTTAAACAAACCGTTTGCAGTGGGACACAAATTGACGGGCAACTGACGAGAGTactaatatatatgatatgatgatAATATGATAGAAATAGAAGCtttgaaggaagaaaagagCGAAGGACAAGTGTGATAAAACGTGGCCAACATGTAAGGCAACGGCTATTGTCAGACAGACACGT from Diospyros lotus cultivar Yz01 chromosome 9, ASM1463336v1, whole genome shotgun sequence encodes the following:
- the LOC127810144 gene encoding late embryogenesis abundant protein D-29 isoform X1; translation: MAKNKRIVFSRPVLLRWGVVIVVAAMVVTATGAVAKEEEDSKYVEGKVKVEEARGKAGETGKEAKEASESWTEWAKDKLSEGLGFKTTDEESAMHDTTAEDASQQAKNTEDKIRDVVPDDVAGAAECSTEKAQEAEDAAAEKARQVKETAQKAEQMKQRAGERAETVKGKAYENAEQTKQRAGETAEASQTAQEAKDKAKEKAETAKEKAARQAEEAYRKAEEMTKRAMDESQKKAKEGYEAAKSKAGETLEAAKSKADSTKDTIASNYEAAKQKSSEIKDDLSTGRGDRDDEL
- the LOC127810144 gene encoding late embryogenesis abundant protein D-29 isoform X2; translated protein: MAKNKRIVFSRPVLLRWGVVIVVAAMVVTATGAVAKEEEDSKYVEGKVKVEEARGKAGETGKEAKEASESWTEWAKDKLSEGLGFKTTDEESAMHDTTAEDASQQAKNTEDKIRDVVPGAAECSTEKAQEAEDAAAEKARQVKETAQKAEQMKQRAGERAETVKGKAYENAEQTKQRAGETAEASQTAQEAKDKAKEKAETAKEKAARQAEEAYRKAEEMTKRAMDESQKKAKEGYEAAKSKAGETLEAAKSKADSTKDTIASNYEAAKQKSSEIKDDLSTGRGDRDDEL